The stretch of DNA GGCAATTCCCTTTCTGGCAAAATCCAACTATCAGAAGAACAAACATACCCGTTAGTGCAGCAATACAACAAGACAAACTCAAAGAGCCATATTGCAATGTTAAAGTTGAAGCATATTAGTACATAACATGCCTACCTATTAAATACTTCAGACAGGTTATTCAGCAGGATGTCACACTTCGGAAAAGGATTAAAAAAGGCTTTAATCCATGACCTTGGAGGCCATTTCTCCACCCATTTATATGCACCCACACTGTCTGCCAGCATCTTATCCATAGCTTTGACATATGTTGGATTGTTTGTTGCTCTTGCAATTGCCCATAGATTGTTCTTCAATTGTTCCCCCTTGTGAAGCTTGTGGAAATTCTGGTACATATGTCTCACACAAAATCTGTGTTCAGCATCTGGCCAAACCTTTGAAACTGCTGCTATGAGACCCTGCAAATCACATAAATAGTGCCCCTCACATAAATATATGGTCTGAACACTTCAGAGTAGGTATAACTATATGAATTAGATGAATGAGCAGAATGTCACATACCTTTTGCTTATCACTCATGATTGTGTATGGAGAGGTGTTAAAAATGTTAAGATCATCTTTCAGACTTGCCAGAAACCACTCCCAGCTGCTAGTAGACTCCACTtcgacaaccccaaatgctatgGGGTAGATGCAATCATTAGGGTCAATACCCACTGCTGTCAGCAAATTTCCTTTGTACCTGGTCTTAATGTGACATCCATCTATAAAAATGATGGGCCTACCTCCCAATAGCCAAGCTCTCTTGCATGCATCCAATGACCAATATAGTGTAGAGAAGTGTTCTTTTGTCTGCTTAAGCTTTTCATCAAATATCTCCTTTGTGCATAGATAGAACTTGCTGCCAGGGTTTGTGTTCCTCAACTCCTCTCCATAATCCCACAAGTGATTGTACTGGTCATCATCGTCACCTCTGATCTGCTTCACTGATTCTCTTCTAGCTCTACCCAGTTTGGTCCTACTTGGTATGAGATTGTATTCTTGCTGAACCTTCTCCTCAAACTTTTTCAAAGGCATCTTCTCATTGTCCCTAAACTCATCTCTGAATTTTTTGGTTAAAAATGGAGCAGTTAGACATTTAAGTTTCCATGTCTTAGGGCAAGTGTGCTCATCACAGTACTTCTTTACAATAAAGCTGTCTTTCCTGCTGTCCTTCACTGCTTTCAGATACCATGGGCAACCATCAGTGCATATAACTTCAACTGTCTTTGATGTGTTTCTTGTCTTTTTAATTGAAACTCTGTTCCTAATGCTATAAGAAGTTATAGCATGTCTTAGCTCTTGCACACTACCAAACACCATGCCCAACCTAAATACAGGAGCATTCAAATCAGTCTCTGGATTGAAACCTTTGAAGTGGTACTTCAACTTTTCCCTCTCTTCTTTGGATAACATGATGTGGAGGTCATCAAGAGCATCTTCTGCTAACTCTGTTTCATAGTCACATGTTGTAACCTTTTCTCTATGATCATCCACTTCTTTGTCAACATGATCTTCAAATAGATCATCATCTCCATCCTCTACATCAAAGTCACTGTCAAAGAATTCCTCATCAGTTTCTGAATCTGAACCAGCTGCTGCATCTTCTTCCTCAAATTCCTCATCAGCACATCCTGAACTTGATCCTTCAGAAAACAATCTCCTGGCCCTTGTTTTCCTCCCCATACTTGGCTCGGTGACAACTGTAGGTGAGCTAACATTTTCTTTGCCCTTGTTTTCTTTCCTTCGAGttatgatctttggcaattcagGAACACCTTCACCTAGTACATCATCTCTCAGCAAACTATTCAGTGTCTCTCCATGATCTATGATCAGCAACAAATTCTTGTGTTGTGTCGTAGCAGCTACCATTGCAAGGCTGTCAGCATCACATTTCATTTCTTTCATTCCTTCACTAAGTGTCCTTCCAGGCTGGCACCACAACACATCATGCTGATGTCCACTAGCTTTGTCATAACCTAGCTGTttcagaaaatcttcaatccacaATATAGACCATGTGTCACTATCACAATTGTCAAACCAATCCACTGCATAATCCATGTAGGTACTATTACTGCCAGTTCCACAGAAAAATCCCTTGTGGTGAATCTCAACTGTGAATAGTCCATCAAAATCACCTGCAATGTATGCAGTGCAATAATATTCAGATAACAAGACACATACATATTCAGTGAATAGTGAACCGGCTATTAGAGCTAAAATTCAGTTAAAAAAAACAATGCAAACACATAGTGTTTCAGTCAGCATTACCAAACAATCTAATATAGTCATGTTAAGGCCTAACTTGGCCTACATGTTCACCTATTTTGAAAGACAATGGCCACCAAATTAGTGCACACTGCCTAAAAACAGCAGATAAATACATACAGTCCCAACTTTCAATTAACAGTTGCAATGCAGATCTTCAGTTAAGAAATGTCGAAAAATTCAGTAACAACTGTTCACATCTTCAGTTAACTGTTCACATCTTCAGTTAAAAAAGCAGGGGCCTACTAAACCTGGGCTTAACCCTATCCTACAAACAAATGCGTAGGGGGATTTCAACATCATCTGCAGACTAAATTCCATCCGTAGGCAAAATCATCAAGAAACCATAGATTTTTTGTGGCCGATCGAACTGACAAAAACCCTATGAAAAACAGGGACGACAAGGGATTGTGCAGGGGGAAACAAGGTCTTGCTCACCGTACACAGGAGCTGCCTCGCCGGGAGCGCGGCGACGGGGCTCCATCGTTGTCGACGCCGCCGATCCACGCCTCCAGATCAACGCCGCCTCTACCTTCAAACGCTTGGGAGGAGAGACATAGGAGGAGAGCTCGAGGCAAGGGAGTCGAAGCGGCAGGGTCTGCGCACTCTTTTCGCGATACGTGAGGTCATATAGGCAAAAACGAAAGGGCAACACTGTACAGCCAAGGCGGGGGCCTATTTGCGAAAAAAATATATTAAATCTaaggttttttttgaaaaatcTCCGGCCACAAGCCCGCGCCCGAGCCCTCTGGTCACTGACAGCGGGACCCCCGCCCAGCTGGCTTGCTTAGTCAGCACTTAATCTGTATCAAAACGAGAAAAGCACCGTATGTGCACGCCAGAGCCAAGTTTTTTCACCACATTGTTGTACGCCACAACTTGTGGCACCAAAGTGACCATCCACGCCAAGTTGTGACACCACCAGTGTAATTACCTCTTAATAAAAAGTAAAAACtgaaaatattttttgaaataaaCTTGACCTTTATACTTATTGATGTGTAAAAAAATTCAAAACTAGAAAAACCTCTGCTGACGTCAGGACAATTTTTTTTATCCGGCCAAAGTAGTAGTGTGTGACTTGTGATAGCAATAAATTTTGTTTTTCACCCTGAATTCAACAGTGGTTTTTTATTCGGTGAAATTTATATACTAGTGCAAAAAAGTCAGGTTTATTCGAatatttttaatatttttttatttttaattatttttcccaTATCAGGATATACGCCCAACAACCCAACATTATTTCCCTGTTATAGGCCCAGTTCCCTACGGCCCGCTGAGATGGCGGAGCCCCTAAAAAAGCGCCAACgtggaaaaataaaataaaattgttgACGTGGCCTGATGGAACTACAGTCGAGGATTCTGTTGAGATGGAGCAACTCTCCAAACATGATTTTGCCCCCGCTGTGTATATAAAGCAATCATAGAATATAATACACGACCGACCAAACGATACAAGGTGATTGGTAACCCTCATACAACATCAATCCCAATATAGCCAAATCACGCAGGATGCGATACAAGGTAATTGGTAACCCTCATACAACATCAATCCCAGTATAGCCAAATCACGCACGATGCACATGAGTATGCTACGGAAATAGAGTGCATGAACAGCTGAGTATAACCTCACACAACGCTTTGCAACACCTACACTCCATGACAACCCAAGAGGGAGAACGACACTATGCGTCGCCTCTGCCGGGTCCGTAACGGAGAAATGTTTTCACCCGGAATATTTGTAAGGATGGAATTAATCAAGACCATATTTGTGAGGACAAAATTAATCAAGACTAGCCATCCTCCATCAGAGAGAAACTTGTATCTCCAGCTACTCGGTCGTTTCTCTAAGCGCCCCTTTACATGTTTTCAATCTGCATTAGTCAGACGTTGATACTGAATCATAATTCCAAAATATTTAACCAGGAATTGATCTTGTGCACAACCAACAAAGCAGGTCAAGGTAATCGACCGCCACCTTACCAGCTTCTTCAAAGCAACACAATTCACTTTTATGAAAGCTAATTTTAAGGTCTGACATTTGCTCAGGACGCTGAAAGTAAGAGTTATAGCCGTTGAGCCTTGTTCACGTCATGTTTCATAAAGAGTAATTGTATCATTGGCATATTGTAGAATAGGGAGGCCACCGACCCATCATCCACAAAGTGTGACATTATTCTGCAATCTGATCGTTCTACTGGACGCGATCAATCAGAATAGCCAACATGTTTCGGTTCTTTTTGACAGGATGTACCGGGTTTTTTTAGTGCAGCGTGGAGCTCGCGATTTGGAAAGGAAGGCGAGCAGCGGTCGGAATTCGATTTTCACCCGTGCGAACCACTTCAAGTGCAGCTAATTGGGCTTTCCTTTGAGTTTAGACGCGGCCCAGTCCGGCCCGTTCTCTTTCCGGAGCACAACCCTTCGTCCTTGGACGCCACAATTGCTGAGACAGCGCCGCCGCCGGGCGTCAGACTGCGTGCTCTGCCTGTCGCCGCGCCGCAGCCAGCTCCGCCGGGTCAAGGATCGAAAGGGGTGCCCGCTCTGCCGCCGGCGACGCAGGGCGGCCGCCCCTGATTTCCCCAGTGGTGGACCCGCCACCGGCTGCGATAGCGGGGCTGGTGTGTTGCTGGGGTTAGGGTTTGAGGAAACCCTAGCTGCCTCCGGCGCGCGATGGCCTACCGGCCGTACCCGCCGCCTCAGGGGCCCTTCCCGCCGCAGGCCCCGCCCGTCAACCCGTACgggcagccgccgccgccgccgcagcagcAGGCGGGGTACGGCCAcatgccgccgccaccgccgttccacgcgccgccgcccccgcccccgcccggACCGCCCCCTCCGCACCAGCCTCAGTACTTCGGGCACGCGccccagcagcagcagcagcagcagcggccgccgccgccccagatGTATTACCAGCCCCCGCCGCCCTACGGCGGGAACAGCAATCAAGCGCCCCCTCCACCGCCACCACCAGTGTCTGCTCCCCCttcggcgccgccgccgcctccggcccaGCCACAGCCGCCCCCACGGGaggctccgccgccgccgccaaagGAGCGGCAGGCCAAGGCGGCGCTGCCGAGGGTGGAGTCGGAGGAGGAGCGGCGGGCGAGGAAGAAGCGCGAGTACGAGAAGCAGAAGCTGGAGGACCGGAAGCAGCAGCAGATGATGCGCCAGTCGCAGGCCACCATTCTGCAGAAGACACAGAAGGTGCGTGCCGCTGCTcagcagcagcagccgcagcCACAGCAGCAGAGCCGCCACCTCCAGCCATCAGGTGGGGCTCGGCCGGCGACGACAGCGTCTCGCCCAACCGCCGCGGCCAACACCGAGAGGTTCGAGAATCGGCTCAAGAAGCCGACAACGTTCCTCTGCAAGCACAAGTGAGTATAGCAAATTTTAGACTTTTGGTCTCTGCAAGTGCTAGTTGGTGGAAATTGGAGTCCTCCCAGTGTAAAAAATAATGTGTGCTTGAGCAAATTATTATGCTTATCATGCACTTTGGTATATTGGGCGTGATTCTAGACTAGCATCACGAGCTATGCTTTCCAGCACTGCCTATTTCTTGTTATGAAACTAGAAAAATGAACCCTTTTGTGCAGTAGGCAGGCACACCGGTAGGCATAATGGTTCTCAACGCATCACTCCATTAATTGACAGTTTCCttttgaaaaaaatgaaaagTGTGTCTAAAACATGGTTCTAGAATGGTTCAAGTAGGGAGAAGCTTTGCAAGAGCAACTGATTTGCATGAAATTTTTGTCTCTCTGTCTTTCGGAATTAAACTACTGTATGACCATGTTTCCTTTTTTTTCCCTTGTTAATGCAGGTTTAGGAATGAACTGCCAGACCCAAGTGCGCAGTTGAAATGGCTGCCTCTTAATAAGGACAAGGACCGGTAGTTTTCTATTCTTATTTTGATCAGATTGGTCTGTTCTGTTGTTACTTATGTTTGATGCAGTGAAAGCCATTTCAATGTTGCTTATCTAGTTTTACTATACACATTACATCGTTCTTGTCAAATTTGCGATTGTTTTAACTCATTTGCTATTATTTAGGCATTAAATGAATTTCTAGCTCATTTTGTATAATGACCATTCTCTTTATTGAGGCAACCTGTTTGAGCATATGGCATATAGATGTCTAAGCTTGTATTTATACTGCTGTCAGACCCATAGCATGAATTTGCTTTTAGAATCAGTCCCAATTTTTTTAGCCATTTGGTCATATTTCAAGCACAAATCCAAGATACCCAGCATGTTATGTGCAGCAATAGAAGGGGTATTCTTTGTTTGAACAGTACCTGACAGCACTTTATCACGCAAGGAGAGCAACCGGCTGCTCAGGTTTAAGTTTGTTCTAGAGATATCCTTGATTGACATCCTTAGTCAAGATATGATATCCTAGTATGATCTCCTTCTCTATGTCAGTTGAAGTTGTAGGAAGGAGATCTATTTGTATATGTACTGCTGCATGCTTCATGGGGATGAAGAAATAAAACATATCAAGCTCCTTGGCCTATCTGCCCCTTGCCCCTGTGGGGCGCCTGCCTCTATGGTGTCGTTGCCCTGCCCGGGTCTATACAAATATGATCATTTTGTTAGTCATATCATCTTGTGTGAGTGAATGGTCTCTCCACTGTTGTTCTTTCAGACAGGGCCTGTGCCATTTCCATGATATTTGCAATACTCTGCTTTCTTATTACACTATTACTTGGTGGTTCTCTCAGTTGTACTTCATTCTGCATGTTGCAGTTATCTTGGGGCAGCCATACTTACTTTATGTTTTTCTGTATATTGCCCTTTCACAGATATACCAAATACAGGATCACGTCATTGGAGAAAAACTATATGCCTAAAATGATTGTCCCTGAGGATCTCGGGATACCTCTTGACCTACTTGATATGAGTGTATACAAGTAAGAATTAAGCCAGCCATCTGTTTCTACCTTTCTGATGATTCTTTCTAGCATCCCTAATTTGAGTGACAAACATACATTTAGCCCTCCCTCTGTTCATCGGCCCCTGGCTCCAGAAGATCAAGAGCTGCTGCGTGAAGATGAGGTTCTCACCCCTGTTAAACCAGAAGGTATAAGGAAAAAGGAGAGGCCAACCGACAAAGGCATGTCTTGGCTGGTGAAAACACAGTACATTTCTCCACTTACTACTGATGCAGCCAAAATGGTAATGCCAGCTGATTCTTCCATAAATATAGTTACATACATTGTGCTGGATTACTTCATTATATACTAAAAAGGGTAATTTGGCCATTCCAGTCGCTCACTGAAAAGCAAGCAAAAGAAAGGCGAGAATCAAGGGAGGGTCGTGATAATGTCCTTGAAAATCTTAATGATAGGCATGACTTTCCTTTTACTTAGTTTATATTCTTTGGTTTCTGAAGGTTAGCCTGTTTTGCAATCCTGGTGCAGCCCAATGACATTTTCTGTGCACGTGTATATCAGACAGAAGCGGATCAAAGCCATTGCAGAATCCTTCAAAGCAGCTAAATCACGCCCTGTCCACCAGACTAAACGAGGGATGGAGCCAGAGTTTGTTCTCCCTTTGGTACCCGATTTTGATAGGTATGACTTTTCAGATAACACTTTATTCTGTGTGCCTGTCATTATAATTTAGAAGACTTAATTCTTCATTCTTGACATCTGATGTGTGTTGAGCATGGTCATTTCATTGAAGTACAATTTGTTGCCACTTCACTTTCCTATCTATGTTAAGAAAAAAATGTTTACTTCCCACTAGCTATAAATTTCAGGTTAGTGTGTTCCAAAATTTATTGTTGTTGGAAAAGTGATCTTCCCTTATATATGCTATAATTTCTTCTGTTTTGCCGTTCAAGGTACCACCTTGGTTTTTGTGTTGCCTTGGAGTCATATAAGCTGGTGGATGAATTTAAGTGATCTCAAATCTGCTTTTCTGTTCACCTCTGTAGGTATAATGATCCATTTGTTATGGTGAATTTTGATGGAGATCCTACAGCTGATTCAGAGCAATATACGAAGCTAGAGAGACCTGTACGTGATGAATGTGAATCCCAGGTGCGTCGCATTTCTTTTTCTTCTGTCTTGAGCTTTCTGATTTAGTTACTTTATAGTTATGTTAACACGCTCACATGGATGTATTGTAGAAACAGGtattttattttatattgatCACATGTTAATGTCAAATGCATATATTTCGAGACGTTGTGCTAATACGCCACTGATGTTCTGCCTGCTTATACCCTCATATCTATACCAATATAGAAAGAACCAAATGGGCAGATCCAAACCATCTCAGCCATCAAATCATGAGATCTAGCAGTTCAGATCGCTCCAATGTTGAGCACCAAATATCTTACATAAGTTGTAGATATGTTTAGACTCGACACCATCTTATAGAATCAGATGCACAATTGATATCTTACATAATTACGCAATAAATATCCCACTAAATATTAATGTGCATTGCACGCACATGATTACTAGTATATCTAAGGTTTTCCGTTGTCTCATGATAGGCTCTGATGAAAAGTTTTCAAGTCAGTGGTTCAGACCCTGCAAAACAAGAGAGATTTTTGGCATACATGGCTCCAGCGCCCCATGAGGTATCCATCCTTTTCTCGACTCTAGTAGTACATCTTTATTTAAAATGTCACCTATCGTAGTTATAATTTGTTTTGGTATTATTATCATAATCTGATCACGACTAATGATTTTGTCTAGCTTGCCAAGGACTTGGatgatgaaaatgaagacttcCAGTACTCCTGGATTCGGGAATATCACTGGGAAGTATGTGGCATTTTGCTAATGGGTCTGATTATGTCTACTTTCCGTTCTGCTGGTGTAAAACTGCCTACATACCTTTTCTTGTGTCGTGATTCAGGTAAGGGGGGATGACAAGCAAGATCCAACGACTTACCTTGTCTCATTTGATGACGATGAAGCAAAATATTTGGTAACTTACTCTGTAcatactttatttatttattctgATGTATGACAGTGATTCATTGCATAGTTGGTTGACATTTTATTGTCCATTTTGCAGCCTCTTCCTACCAAGCTAGTATTGCAGAAGAAAAAAGCAAAAGAGGGTAGATCTGGGGATGAAATCGAGCATTTCCCAGTGCCTTCTAGAATTACTGTGAGCAGGACATCACATGATGATGAGATGGAGCATGGAGAATCATCCAGCATGCATGTATGACTCATTTTTCCTTTATAACTGCTGGCATGAAAGTTTACTTTCAGTGAACTGTTAGTACTATATACCGCAGCATTTTCGTTCTTCAGTTTTTTGTCTCTATTTAATACTACTCCCTCTGGtccaaaatataaggtgtattgtTTTTTTTTCCAAAAGTCAAACCATTTCTATGTTTGACCAATATTACAGAAAAATGCATCAGCATCTATGGTACCAAATAAGTAGGATATGAAAATATATTTCATGATGAATTTAATGATATGAATTTGATATTGTAACTATTGAAGTTTTTCTCAATAAACTTTGTCAAATATAGttaggtttgacttttcaaaaaatCAATACACCTTATATCTTTgaccggagggagtatatttGTAGGCGGTTCATCTTCTCACCAAGCCAATATATGTAGCTACTGCGTTTCTTGCAATCAATTCACTCATTCTCGCTCTTGGGATTGTTCACCTTTTTATTATGTATTATCCCCAACTCTCCCCATGTTAGAGCATAAACTGATCTTTATGCATTACCATTACCTTTAACTGAAGGGTTCTCCTCTGCAGGGTAATTTAAAGCGACGAAGATCTTCTGTTGATGATGATCTTGATGAGCATCCGAGGCGTTCTCGTGTAGAAGATCCAGAGCAGTATAGTGAAGATGATTCTGAATGATCAATAGATATGGAAGGATCGTCATTTTCTTGCACCGTCGAATTCATCAGCACATATGAATCTTTGAAGATCTCATATGCATTTGCTCTGGTGCCTCCATAAGCAGTATTAGGGTGCAGGGTCGATGAAAGAACATGCTTGAGTGCAGTCGGGCAATATCAGATTTTGAAGTGCAGAGCGGGCAGAGCAAGGCATAGTGTAACTGGACCTTGAGACTGATCGCCTCAGAAGTGATGGTAGAAGGTCTCATCATCATTGTAAAAAAAGGCTATGTAGTCTCTGGGAGTGATTCCCCGTTGCTGTTTTGATGATATAGGCCAATTTATTTATGTCAGGATTGTAGACAGCTGTGTCACGGTAATTATTATTTTTTTCTGGTGGAAATGATGGTCAACATATGGAGTGTCATGTATTTGTGCTACGAGGAATGTTAATGTGCGATTACTGAAGATCAAGAGCAGCATTGCAAGAAGAGTACACTTTGTTTTCAGTTTATATTTATTTTTGCATGCTGTATATGTGGTGTTTGTTGAAAGACTTTGTTTTGGGGGTATTTTCCCCCTTTTAATAGAAAAAAACTTTGTTTTTTCTTTTGCAATAATTCCTCCTCGAAATTGAGAGGAATTGGAAGTGCAAATTTTAAATAACTGGTATATTGAGATGATGATGTAGAAACCACATTTACCTGGTATATTGGAAAGATCCTTGGATCATCAACTTACGTTGCCAGCTGGCTCAGATCCTTAGTCACACTTAGGCCCCGTTCAGGAATCCACCGCTCCTAGGATCTGTGGAGCGGCTGTTTGCTAGCTCCTAGATTTTGCACTACAGCTCCGTCCGCTCCCGGAGCAAAGCCATGGAGCAGAGTGACTCCGAACAGGGCCTTAGTGGCAACCAGTTACTATTATTCATCATCTAGTACGGCCCTGCCATGAATGTTAAGGTGGCAACCAGGTGTAATTATTCACCATCGGATTCTCTGCTCTTCTTTGGATGACATCATCTGTGCATTGCAAAGCTGTTGGTGAGTCTGATTAGAATTCGTACGAACGGGACGTCTTGGTAGACGTCTTGCATTTAAGAAGAGAGGGTGTACACGTTCATGGTGGCTCCAAAGAACAATTTTGAATGAATAACAATTGTACTGTACGTAGTTGTCACAGCAGCAACAAAGAAGACCTACGGCTTTCAAAAAAAAAAGGACCTACGGAGTGCAACAGAAGCGACGCTGATCGCATACAAGTAGGGTGGACATCGAAATATAGACAAGAAGATCAGAGTGGCGCAGCGGAAGcgtggtgggcccataacccacaggtcccaggatcgaaacctggCTCTGATATATATTTTTTGTTGGGCTTTTCATTTT from Triticum urartu cultivar G1812 chromosome 3, Tu2.1, whole genome shotgun sequence encodes:
- the LOC125542283 gene encoding protein PAF1 homolog is translated as MAYRPYPPPQGPFPPQAPPVNPYGQPPPPPQQQAGYGHMPPPPPFHAPPPPPPPGPPPPHQPQYFGHAPQQQQQQQRPPPPQMYYQPPPPYGGNSNQAPPPPPPPVSAPPSAPPPPPAQPQPPPREAPPPPPKERQAKAALPRVESEEERRARKKREYEKQKLEDRKQQQMMRQSQATILQKTQKVRAAAQQQQPQPQQQSRHLQPSGGARPATTASRPTAAANTERFENRLKKPTTFLCKHKFRNELPDPSAQLKWLPLNKDKDRYTKYRITSLEKNYMPKMIVPEDLGIPLDLLDMSVYNPPSVHRPLAPEDQELLREDEVLTPVKPEGIRKKERPTDKGMSWLVKTQYISPLTTDAAKMSLTEKQAKERRESREGRDNVLENLNDRQKRIKAIAESFKAAKSRPVHQTKRGMEPEFVLPLVPDFDRYNDPFVMVNFDGDPTADSEQYTKLERPVRDECESQALMKSFQVSGSDPAKQERFLAYMAPAPHELAKDLDDENEDFQYSWIREYHWEVRGDDKQDPTTYLVSFDDDEAKYLPLPTKLVLQKKKAKEGRSGDEIEHFPVPSRITVSRTSHDDEMEHGESSSMHGNLKRRRSSVDDDLDEHPRRSRVEDPEQYSEDDSE